The proteins below come from a single Miscanthus floridulus cultivar M001 chromosome 1, ASM1932011v1, whole genome shotgun sequence genomic window:
- the LOC136476795 gene encoding syntaxin-121 — protein sequence MNSLFSSSWKRGGGGGDGDIESGSVEMSAPPGAAAGASLDRFFEDVESIKDELRDLERIQRSLHDGNEAGKSLHDASAVRDLRARMDADVGAAIKKAKVVKLRLESLDRANAANRSVPGCGPGSSTDRTRTSVVAGLRKKLRDSMESFSSLRSRVASEYRDTVARRYFTVTGAQPDEATLDALAESGEGERFLQRAIAEQGRGQVLGVVAEIQERHGAVSELERSLLELQQVFNDMAVLVAAQGEQLDDIEGNVGRARSFVDRGREQLQVARKHQKSTRKWTCIAILILLVIILVIVLPIVLQNTKKN from the coding sequence ATGAACAGCTTGTTCTCGAGCTCATGGaagcgcggcggcggtggcggagacGGAGACATCGAGTCCGGCAGCGTGGAGATGTCTGCGCCGCCGGGTGCCGCGGCGGGTGCGAGCCTGGACCGGTTCTTCGAGGACGTGGAGTCGATCAAGGACGAGCTCCGGGACCTGGAGCGCATCCAGCGCTCGCTCCACGACGGCAACGAGGCGGGGAAATCGCTGCACGACGCGTCCGCGGTGCGCGACCTCCGCGCGCGGATGGACGCGGACGTGGGCGCGGCGATCAAGAAGGCGAAAGTGGTGAAGCTCCGGCTCGAGTCGCTGGATCGCGCCAACGCCGCGAACCGCTCCGTGCCCGGGTGCGGGCCGGGGTCCTCCACGGACCGCACCCGGACGTCCGTCGTGGCCGGGCTGCGCAAGAAGCTCCGTGACTCGATGGAGTCCTTCTCGTCGCTGCGGTCCCGCGTGGCGTCCGAGTACCGGGACACGGTGGCGCGGCGGTACTTCACGGTGACGGGTGCCCAGCCAGACGAGGCGACGCTGGACGCGCTGGCGGAGTCCGGGGAAGGGGAGCGGTTCCTGCAGCGCGCCATCGCGGAGCAGGGGAGAGGGCAGGTGCTGGGCGTGGTGGCGGAGATCCAGGAGCGGCACGGCGCCGTATCGGAGCTGGAGCGCAGCCTCCTGGAGCTGCAGCAGGTGTTCAACGACATGGCCGTGCTGGTGGCCGCGCAGGGGGAGCAGCTGGACGACATCGAGGGGAACGTCGGCCGCGCCAGGTCGTTCGTTGATCGCGGGCGCGAGCAGCTGCAGGTGGCCAGGAAGCACCAGAAGAGCACGCGCAAGTGGACCTGCATCGCCATCCTcatcctcctcgtcatcatcctcgTCATCGTCCTCCCCATCGTGCTCCAAAACACCAAGAAGAACTAG
- the LOC136476879 gene encoding uncharacterized protein, which translates to MAATSSRRVSLPVLAAAAVLLLASVAAGDDHNGVYDPCADASVQRGDGFTFGVVFSGRDSFFSGGVQLSPCDSRLGLANRAPLALYRPQVDEISLLTVNSSSFDPSSSGGYMVAFAGKKYAARSPPVFVANISYTVTGFTLVLEFQKGTLQNLFWKPGGCSSCSGRSDFACVDGSCAIKTTSCGGKGGQVDCNPGIQLAFSGTDKHEAVLNSWYEVSKLRQYSLFGLFSNLKDSLASQFSSFF; encoded by the exons ATGGCGGCGACGTCGTCGAGGCGCGTGTCGTTGCCGGTCCTGGCGGCCGCCGCCGTGCTCCTGCTCGCGTCAGTAGCCGCgggcgacgaccacaacggcgtcTACGACCCGTGCGCGGACGCGTCGGTGCAGCGCGGCGACGGGTTCACCTTCGGGGTGGTCTTCTCCGGGCGCGACTCCTTCTTCTCCGGCGGCGTGCAGCTCTCCCCCTGCGACAGCCGCCTCGGTCTCGCAAACCGCGCGCCGCTCGCGCTCTATCGCCCCCAGGTCGACGAGATTTCGCTCCTCACCGTCAACTCCTCCTCCTTCGACCCG TCTTCTTCTGGTGGGTACATGGTAGCTTTCGCCGGGAAGAAATACGCAGCGAGGTCACCCCCGGTGTTCGTCGCCAACATCTCGTACACAGTGACCGGCTTTACCCTG GTCTTAGAGTTCCAGAAGGGCACGCTCCAGAACCTGTTCTGGAAGCCCGGCGGGTGCTCGTCGTGCTCGGGGCGCTCCGACTTCGCGTGCGTGGACGGCAGCTGCGCGATCAAGACGACGAGCTGCGGGGGCAAGGGCGGGCAGGTGGACTGCAACCCCGGGATCCAGCTCGCGTTCTCCGGCACGGACAAGCACGAGGCCGTGCTCAACTCTTGGTACGAGGTGTCCAAGCTCCGGCAGTACTCCCTGTTcgggctcttctccaacctcaagGACTCGCTGGCCAGCCAGTTCAGCAGCTTCTTCTAG
- the LOC136476455 gene encoding receptor kinase-like protein Xa21: protein MLQLHARKAQMMLLLLLLLSAMAGRRAVATAAAPPSTGHESDERALLDFKAKAASGASLASWSQNGSYCSWEGVTCGGQRHPRRVVALDLHSRGLAGTISPAIGNLSFLRSLNLSLNALRGDIPPTIGSLRRLRYLDLADNSLAGEIPGNISRCARLEVMDVSGNRGLQGRIPAEIGDMLTMLRVLRLANNSITGTIPASLGNLSRLEDLSLAINHIEGPIPQSIGGNPHLRSLQLSMNNLSGTFPPSLYNLSSLKLLAMAENELHGRLPQDFGTTLGSMQFFSLGGNRFTGAVPASLTNISNLQVFDVSVNEFSGVVPSALSRLQQLEWFNLDNNMFQAYSEQEWAFLTSLTNCSMLQVLELGWNSRFAGELPNSLANLSTTLQELLIFSNSISGAIPTDIGNLVGLQQLMLGENLLTGAIPVSIGRLTQLNKLFLSYNNLSGSIPSSIGNLTGLVQLIVKANSLEGPIPASMGNLEKLSVLDLPSNNLSGLIPREVMNLPSLSLYLDLSDNLLEGPLPSEVGNFVNLGVLSLSRNRLSGMIPDTISNCVVLEILLMDGNLLQGNIPPVFGDMKGLTLLNLTSNKLNGSIPGDLGDITNLQQLYLANNNLSGQIPQLLGNQTSLVRLDLSFNNLQGEVPQDGVFKNLTVLSIVGNDRLCGGIPQLHLPKCPNSAARNNKKTTSTSLRIALPTVGAILVLLSVLSLAAFLYRRSMAMASTQLEEKLPARFTDIELPMVSYDEILKGTDGFSETNLLGQGRYGSVYSCTLKNGRVPVAVKVFNLQQSGSYKSFQAECEALRRVRHRCLVKIITCCSSIDHQGKDFRALVFELMPNGNLDSWIHSDMESQSRNAALTLEQRLGIAVDITDALDYLHNGCHPMIIHCDLKPSNILLTQDMRARVGDFGIARILNEAARETRVNSNSTIGVRGSIGYVAPEYGEGLGVSTHGDVYSLGIVLIEMFTGKRPTDDMFRDGLNLHYFAEAALPGQVMEIADSRIWLYDQAKNSNGTGDISRTRECLAAIIQLGVLCSKQSPKGRLSISDAAVEVHNIRETYLSNMGMKSHKFLKDIDGLLLNHAPL from the exons ATGCTGCAGCTCCATGCGAGGAAAGCTCAaatgatgctgctgctgctgctgcttctctcCGCCATGGCGGGTAGGCGTGCAGTTGCCACTGCAGCCGCGCCGCCGTCGACAGGCCACGAAAGCGACGAGAGAGCGCTCCTAGATTTCAAGGCAAAGGCGGCATCCGGAGCCTCGCTCGCCTCCTGGTCCCAGAACGGCAGCTACTGCAGCTGGGAGGGCGTGACGTGCGGCGGCCAGAGACACCCGCGGAGGGTGGTCGCTCTGGACCTGCACTCCCGGGGGCTCGCCGGCACCATCTCCCCCGCCATCGGCAACCTCAGCTTCCTCCGGTCGCTCAACCTGAGCCTCAACGCCCTGCGCGGCGACATCCCGCCGACCATCGGCTCCCTCCGCCGCCTCCGGTACCTTGACCTGGCGGACAACTCGCTTGCGGGCGAGATCCCGGGCAACATCAGCCGCTGCGCCCGCCTCGAGGTCATGGACGTCAGTGGCAACAGGGGGCTGCAGGGGAGAATACCTGCCGAGATCGGCGACATGCTGACGATGCTCAGAGTTCTCCGTCTTGCCAACAACAGCATCACCGGAACCATCCCTGCGTCGCTCGGGAACCTCTCCCGGCTGGAGGACCTGTCCCTGGCGATCAACCACATAGAGGGGCCGATCCCCCAAAGCATCGGGGGCAACCCACACCTCAGGAGCCTTCAGCTCTCCATGAACAACCTCTCGGGAACGTTTCCTCCTTCCCTGTACAACCTGTCATCGCTCAAGCTACTTGCCATGGCGGAGAACGAGCTGCACGGTCGTCTCCCACAAGATTTCGGAACAACCCTTGGCAGCATGCAGTTCTTCTCGCTCGGAGGTAACCGGTTCACGGGAGCCGTCCCCGCATCTCTCACTAATATCTCCAATCTCCAAGTTTTTGACGTGTCCGTCAACGAGTTCAGTGGAGTCGTCCCTTCTGCGCTGAGCAGACTGCAGCAACTTGAATGGTTCAACCTGGACAACAACATGTTCCAGGCATACAGTGAGCAAGAATGGGCATTCCTTACTTCGCTGACAAATTGTAGCATGCTGCAAGTACTAGAATTGGGATGGAATAGTAGGTTTGCAGGGGAGCTACCAAATTCATTGGCTAATTTGTCCACGACTCTCCAGGAGCTACTGATTTTCTCCAACAGTATATCTGGCGCCATCCCAACTGACATTGGAAATCTGGTAGGCCTTCAGCAGCTTATGCTTGGAGAGAACTTGCTCACTGGGGCCATTCCAGTAAGCATAGGCAGGCTCACACAACTGAACAAGCTGTTTCTGAGCTACAACAACTTGTCAGGAAGCATCCCGTCATCCATCGGAAACCTCACTGGTCTAGTTCAACTCATTGTCAAAGCCAACAGCCTGGAGGGACCGATTCCAGCAAGCATGGGGAATCTGGAGAAACTGTCAGTACTAGATCTACCTAGCAACAACCTTAGTGGGTTGATCCCAAGAGAGGTTATGAACCTACCATCACTGTCACTGTATCTGGATTTATCTGATAACTTGCTGGAGGGACCTCTTCCGTCAGAGGTTGGTAATTTTGTGAATCTTGGAGTGCTCTCTCTGTCGAGAAACCGACTGTCTGGTATGATACCTGATACCATCAGCAACTGCGTAGTACTAGAAATCCTCCTAATGGATGGCAATTTATTGCAAGGAAACATCCCTCCTGTTTTTGGAGACATGAAAGGGCTTACTTTACTGAACTTGACAAGCAATAAGCTGAATGGAAGCATTCCTGGGGACCTAGGGGATATTACCAACTTGCAGCAGCTATACCTTGCCAACAATAACCTTTCAGGACAAATTCCACAACTCCTAGGTAATCAAACATCACTGGTCCGTCTCGATCTGTCCTTCAACAATTTACAAGGTGAAGTACCACAGGATGGAGTTTTCAAGAATCTAACTGTACTATCAATAGTTGGAAATGATAGGTTATGCGGTGGAATACCACAGCTTCATCTGCCAAAATGCCCAAACTCTGCTGCGAGGAACAATAAGAAAACCACGTCGACGTCGCTTAGAATAGCATTGCCTACAGTAGGAGCTATCCTGGTTTTACTTTCAGTGCTTTCTTTAGCCGCATTCCTTTACAGAAGGTCTATGGCAATGGCATCAACCCAGCTGGAAGAAAAACTACCAGCTCGTTTCACTGATATAGAGCTTCCAATGGTTTCATATGATGAGATACTCAAAGGAACCGATGGGTTCTCAGAAACCAATCTCCtaggacaaggaagatatggGTCCGTATACAGTTGCACCTTAAAAAATGGACGTGTTCCTGTAGCCGTCAAGGTATTTAATCTTCAGCAATCAGGATCATACAAAAGTTTCCAGGCTGAGTGCGAGGCACTGCGAAGAGTTAGGCACCGATGCCTTGTAAAGATCATCACATGTTGTTCAAGCATCGACCACCAAGGTAAAGACTTCAGGGCTCTAGTCTTCGAGCTTATGCCAAA TGGGAACTTAGATAGCTGGATCCATTCAGATATGGAAAGCCAGAGCAGAAATGCAGCACTGACCTTAGAGCAGAGGTTAGGTATCGCCGTTGACATCACGGATGCATTGGACTACCTCCATAATGGCTGCCATCCAATGATCATCCACTGCGATCTCAAGCCCAGCAACATTCTTCTTACTCAGGACATGAGGGCTCGTGTTGGAGATTTCGGCATCGCTAGAATTCTAAATGAAGCTGCAAGAGAAACTCGTGTGAATTCCAATAGTACCATCGGCGTCAGAGGCTCTATCGGATACGTTGCTCCAG AATATGGAGAAGGGCTTGGAGTATCAACTCACGGTGATGTTTACAGCCTTGGCATCGTTTTGATCGAGATGTTTACAGGAAAGCGCCCAACAGACGACATGTTCAGGGACGGGTTAAACCTGCATTACTTTGCTGAGGCAGCACTTCCTGGTCAGGTGATGGAGATAGCAGATTCCAGAATCTGGTTGTATGACCAAGCAAAAAATAGCAATGGCACAGGAGATATTTCCAGAACCAGGGAATGCTTGGCTGCTATTATCCAGCTTGGAGTGCTGTGCTCAAAGCAATCACCCAAAGGTCGTCTGTCAATAAGCGATGCCGCTGTAGAGGTGCATAATATCAGAGAAACATACCTCAGTAACATGGGGATGAAGTCT